A genomic region of Arachis hypogaea cultivar Tifrunner chromosome 5, arahy.Tifrunner.gnm2.J5K5, whole genome shotgun sequence contains the following coding sequences:
- the LOC112803424 gene encoding uncharacterized protein, with protein sequence MGDYYIGEEDEEVYVSHDEEHGEEEEDYYAFKNYYHCHPVSSIEKSNLELGNKIIMSPSAFNKLLYAGVEYPMLFEMRHLSNGKFSHSGVLEFTAEEGKICVPSWMMKNMQLKDGDLILLKSTTLVKGTYLKLQPHTKDFMDLSNIKAMLEINLRSFSCVTTGDTIMILYNNKEYYIDVIETKPSHAISIIETDCEVDFVPPLDYKEEFKKELPATSSDQKQQQEADDIDILTKIGEFAPFSGSARRLDGKPSTPSDKQISSSSCMAKQQSDNEHKNSDSKSSSNNVSSTTSGKLFFGSRPHKTSQNSTNQDKAEITQKPQEPNFQAFTGKKYSLRS encoded by the coding sequence ATGGGTGATTACTACATCGGCGAGGAAGATGAAGAAGTCTACGTGAGTCATGATGAGGAGCACGGCGAGGAGGAGGAAGAttattatgcttttaaaaattattaccaCTGTCATCCTGTTTCTTCCATTGAAAAGTCAAATTTGGAATTGGGCAATAAGATTATCATGTCTCCTTCAGCATTTAATAAGCTTCTGTATGCTGGAGTGGAATACCCTATGTTATTTGAAATGAGACATCTTTCTAATGGAAAATTTTCTCACTCTGGGGTCCTAGAATTCACTGCTGAAGAGGGAAAAATTTGTGTACCGAGTTGGATGATGAAAAATATGCAGTTGAAAGATGGAGATCTTATACTTCTGAAAAGCACCACACTTGTAAAAGGAACATACCTCAAGCTACAGCCTCACACAAAGGATTTCATGGATCTCTCAAATATAAAAGCAATGCTGGAGATTAATCTGCGGAGCTTCTCATGTGTAACAACTGGTGACACAATAATGATtttatacaacaacaaagaatactacattgatgtgattgAAACTAAGCCATCTCATGCTATCAGCATCATTGAAACAGACTGTGAAGTTGATTTTGTCCCGCCTCTCGATTATAAAGAAGAATTTAAGAAAGAGTTGCCAGCTACTTCATCTGACCAGAAACAACAACAAGAAGCTGATGACATTGACATTCTAACTAAGATTGGAGAGTTTGCACCATTTTCTGGTTCTGCAAGGCGTTTAGATGGTAAGCCATCCACACCATCAGATAAACaaatttcttcttcctcttgtatGGCAAAACAGCAAAGTGACAATGAACACAAGAATTCTGATTCTAAATCTTCATCGAATAATGTTTCATCTACAACTTCTGGGAAGCTTTTCTTTGGGTCAAGACCACACAAGACCTCTCAAAATTCCACTAATCAAGACAAGGCAGAAATAACCCAAAAGCCACAAGAACCAAACTTTCAAGCTTTCACGGGAAAAAAATATTCACTAAGAAGTTGA
- the LOC112801167 gene encoding glutamate--glyoxylate aminotransferase 2: MPPKPLDYESINENVKKSQYAVRGELYLRASELQKEGKKIIFTNVGNPHALGQKPLSFPRQVVALCQAPFLLDDPNVGLLFPADAIAKAKHYLSMTGGGLGAYSDSRGIPGVRKEVAEFIQRRDGYPSDPELIYLTDGASKGVMQILQTIIGGQGDGILVPVPQYPLYSATIALLGGSLVPYYLEETANWGLDINELRQSVNQARYKGITVKAMVIINPGNPTGQCLSEANLREVLQFCFEENLVLLGDEVYQQNIYQDERPFVSAKKVLMDIGPPLSKEVQLISFHTVSKGYWGECGQRGGYFEMTNIPPETVDQIYKVASISLSPNVPAQIFMGLMVNPPKPGDISYDQFVRESKGILESLRRRARIMTDGFNSCRNVVCNFTEGAMYSFPQIRLPPRAIEAAKQAGKVPDVFYCLKLLEATGISTVPGSGFGQKEGVFHLRTTILPAEEDMPAIMDSFKKFNDDFMEQYEDHRGYSRM, translated from the exons ATTATATTCACCAATGTTGGCAACCCACATGCTTTGGGACAGAAACCACTGAGCTTCCCCCGCCAG GTGGTTGCTTTGTGCCAGGCACCATTCCTACTTGATGATCCTAATGTTGGTCTGTTATTCCCTGCTGATGCAATTGCAAAAGCCAAACATTATCTGTCAATGACTGGCGGTGGTTTAG GTGCTTACAGCGACTCCCGCGGCATTCCAGGAGTACGGAAGGAAGTGGCAGAGTTCATACAAAGGCGTGATGGTTACCCCAG TGACCCAGAGCTTATTTATCTCACTGATGGTGCTAGCAAGGGTGTGATGCAGATCTTACAAACTATAATTGGAGGTCAAGGGGATGGG ATTTTGGTTCCAGTCCCACAATACCCGCTCTACTCGGCAACAATTGCTCTCCTTGGTGGTTCTCTTGTTCCATACTACCTAGAAGAGACTGCAAACTGGGGTCTAGATATCAATGAACTTCGTCAGTCGGTTAACCAGGCTCGCTATAAAGGAATAACT GTTAAAGCAATGGTGATCATAAATCCTGGAAATCCTACTGGACAATGCCTTAGTGAAGCTAATCTAagagaggttttgcaattttgttttgaAGAAAATTTAGTCTTGCTTGGAGATGAGGTTTACCAGCAGAATATATATCAGGATGAACGACCCTTCGTTAGTGCCAAAAAG GTTCTGATGGACATAGGCCCTCCTTTAAGCAAGGAAGTCCAGCTTATTTCTTTTCACACTGTGTCTAAAGGATATTGGGGTGAATGTGGACAGCGTGGAGGATATTTCGAAATGACCAACATTCCTCCCGAG ACAGTTGATCAGATCTATAAAGTTGCATCGATATCACTCAGTCCTAATGTTCCAGCACAAATATTT ATGGGGCTTATGGTCAATCCACCTAAACCAGGAGATATTTCTTATGACCAATTTGTTAGGGAAAG CAAAGGAATACTCGAATCGTTGAGGAGAAGAGCAAGGATCATGACTGATGGATTCAACAGCTGCAGAAATGTTGTTTGTAATTTCACAGAAG GTGCAATGTATTCATTCCCTCAAATTCGGTTGCCGCCAAGAGCTATAGAGGCTGCTAAACAGGCTGGAAAGGTTCCAGATGTGTTCTACTGTCTAAAGCTTTTGGAAGCCACTGGCATATCCACTGTTCCTGGTTCAGGATTTGGACAGAAAGAAGG GGTCTTCCATTTGAGGACAACCATTTTACCTGCTGAGGAAGACATGCCTGCTATTATGGATAGTTTCAAGAAGTTCAATGATGATTTCATGGAGCAATATGAAGATCATAGAGGTTACTCACGGATGTAA